Proteins encoded within one genomic window of Gammaproteobacteria bacterium:
- a CDS encoding hypothetical protein (Evidence 5 : Unknown function) gives MKPARVGCGERSEPHPTRYSPAVMIIAGLHAQFGKVLGSGLATKPILT, from the coding sequence TTGAAGCCAGCCCGCGTAGGATGCGGTGAGCGGAGCGAACCGCATCCTACGCGTTATTCTCCAGCGGTGATGATAATTGCGGGATTACACGCCCAGTTCGGGAAAGTATTAGGGTCAGGTCTTGCAACAAAACCTATATTAACCTGA